One genomic window of Sporosarcina ureae includes the following:
- a CDS encoding M20 metallopeptidase family protein, with protein MRKQLFQKLEQSYDDMVEIRRYLHMNPEVSFKETKTAAYIADFYKQLGIEVRTGVGGNGVVARVKGAKPGKTVALRADFDALPIQDQKETPYASTVPGVMHACGHDGHTATLLQLAKAMNEMRDELSGEYVFIHQHAEELAPGGAIAMIEDGCLEGVDVIFGTHLWSLFESGVICYASGPIMAAADRFHITIQGAGGHGASPHQTKDAIVIGSQLVMNLQQVVSRRTDPIESAVLSVGSFVAENAFNVIADQAVLSGTVRTFTNDIRNLMEQEIKRIAEGTALAHDCEITVEYFRGYPAVVNHENETNYLKAVAESIPELKGVEEMQPQMGGEDFAYYLEKVPGTFFFTGARPIDAYPHHHPRFDIDEKAMIAAAKTLGAAAIEYQN; from the coding sequence ATGAGAAAACAATTATTCCAGAAACTTGAACAATCTTATGACGATATGGTAGAGATTCGCCGATATTTACATATGAACCCGGAAGTTTCGTTTAAAGAAACGAAAACCGCTGCCTATATCGCTGACTTTTATAAACAGCTTGGCATAGAAGTACGTACTGGAGTAGGCGGCAATGGTGTCGTCGCAAGAGTCAAAGGCGCGAAGCCAGGAAAAACAGTTGCTTTGCGGGCAGACTTTGACGCATTACCTATTCAAGATCAAAAAGAAACACCATATGCATCCACTGTTCCTGGCGTTATGCATGCTTGTGGACACGATGGCCATACTGCTACGCTCCTTCAATTAGCAAAAGCAATGAATGAAATGCGCGATGAGCTTTCTGGAGAATATGTATTTATCCATCAACATGCGGAAGAATTGGCTCCAGGCGGTGCGATCGCGATGATTGAAGACGGCTGTTTAGAAGGTGTCGATGTCATTTTCGGCACGCACTTATGGTCATTATTCGAATCAGGTGTCATCTGTTACGCTTCAGGCCCGATCATGGCTGCAGCGGACCGATTCCACATTACAATTCAAGGAGCTGGCGGACACGGCGCTTCTCCACATCAAACGAAAGACGCGATCGTCATCGGTTCACAGCTAGTGATGAACTTACAACAAGTCGTCTCAAGACGTACAGATCCTATCGAGTCAGCTGTTCTATCAGTCGGTTCATTCGTGGCAGAAAACGCCTTCAACGTCATCGCGGATCAAGCTGTTCTAAGCGGAACCGTTCGCACGTTCACCAATGACATACGCAACCTAATGGAACAAGAAATAAAGCGTATAGCAGAAGGCACAGCCTTGGCGCACGATTGTGAGATCACTGTAGAATACTTCCGCGGATATCCAGCAGTGGTCAATCATGAAAATGAAACGAACTATCTAAAAGCTGTTGCTGAATCTATTCCAGAATTAAAAGGTGTAGAAGAAATGCAACCTCAAATGGGTGGGGAAGACTTCGCCTACTATCTTGAAAAAGTTCCGGGCACTTTCTTCTTCACAGGCGCTCGGCCGATAGATGCATACCCTCACCACCATCCACGTTTTGACATTGATGAAAAGGCTATGATTGCTGCGGCTAAAACATTAGGTGCAGCGGCTATTGAGTATCAGAACTGA
- a CDS encoding antibiotic biosynthesis monooxygenase family protein has protein sequence MNIYMTTGTLGFMEKIKDQHADESILLMNGGGNTLLLHETNGKSIFQTPRKFEVVGSYGNLTEPGFFAMDNVAVTDEGKPIFEHQYKHLGENLQNMPGFVAFRLLRPIGSDTYTLLTQWTDRRLYEIWYNSPGNQLSDKTVFKDAGGATQHIFTSAPYTTHYKTPTEEV, from the coding sequence ATGAATATTTATATGACAACTGGAACGCTGGGTTTTATGGAGAAAATCAAAGATCAGCACGCTGACGAATCAATACTTTTAATGAACGGTGGCGGTAATACGCTGTTGCTTCATGAGACGAATGGCAAAAGCATATTTCAAACACCAAGGAAGTTTGAAGTAGTAGGTTCTTACGGTAACCTGACAGAGCCTGGATTCTTTGCAATGGATAACGTTGCGGTGACAGATGAAGGGAAACCTATTTTCGAACATCAGTACAAGCACTTAGGTGAAAATCTTCAAAACATGCCAGGTTTCGTAGCATTCCGCTTACTGCGCCCTATCGGTTCTGATACGTATACATTATTGACGCAATGGACAGATCGACGGTTGTATGAGATTTGGTATAACTCCCCTGGTAATCAGTTATCCGATAAAACGGTATTCAAGGATGCGGGTGGTGCTACACAACATATCTTCACAAGCGCCCCATACACTACTCATTATAAAACCCCTACTGAAGAGGTTTGA
- the hemE gene encoding uroporphyrinogen decarboxylase codes for MSTFNDTLLRAARGEEIEHTPVWFMRQAGRSQPEYLKIKEKYSLEEITHQPELCAYVTKLPVDQYDVDAAILYKDIVTPLVGIGVDVKIKPGVGPVISNPIRSAQDIANLGEFSAEEQVPYVLDTIKMLTQEQLNVPLIGFAGAPFTLASYMIEGGPSKSYNLTKSFMVSEPQAWFALMDKLADMTISYIQAQVNAGVKAVQIFDSWVGALNVSDYRIFIKPTMTRIFSELRKLNVPLITFGVGASHLANEWHDLPVDVVGLDWRLSIKEAGERGMTKPVQGNLDPSMLLADWSVIEERAKLIVEQGVEHGSHIFNLGHGVFPQVQPATLKRLTAFVHEYSRELRSK; via the coding sequence ATGTCAACTTTTAATGATACATTATTACGTGCTGCGAGAGGCGAGGAAATTGAACACACACCCGTTTGGTTCATGCGTCAAGCGGGACGTTCACAGCCCGAATATCTTAAAATCAAAGAGAAATACTCCTTGGAAGAAATTACGCATCAGCCTGAACTATGTGCGTATGTAACAAAACTTCCAGTAGATCAATATGATGTAGATGCAGCCATTTTATATAAAGATATCGTTACACCACTTGTAGGGATCGGAGTAGATGTAAAGATTAAACCAGGCGTAGGCCCTGTTATCTCCAACCCGATTCGTTCTGCACAAGACATCGCTAACTTAGGGGAGTTTTCAGCAGAAGAGCAAGTTCCTTATGTTTTGGATACGATAAAAATGCTGACACAAGAGCAATTGAATGTTCCACTGATCGGTTTTGCAGGCGCACCGTTTACACTTGCGAGCTATATGATCGAAGGCGGTCCTTCAAAGAGCTATAACCTGACAAAATCCTTCATGGTATCTGAGCCACAAGCTTGGTTCGCATTGATGGATAAATTAGCTGATATGACGATTAGTTATATCCAAGCACAAGTTAACGCTGGCGTGAAAGCCGTGCAAATATTTGATTCATGGGTAGGCGCATTAAATGTTTCGGATTACCGAATCTTCATTAAACCTACTATGACTCGTATTTTCTCGGAACTACGTAAATTGAATGTTCCATTGATTACATTCGGAGTCGGCGCAAGTCACTTGGCGAATGAATGGCATGACCTACCAGTCGACGTGGTCGGACTGGATTGGCGCTTGTCTATAAAAGAAGCTGGTGAGCGCGGTATGACAAAACCAGTGCAAGGAAACTTGGATCCGTCCATGTTACTGGCAGACTGGTCAGTCATCGAAGAACGTGCAAAGCTTATTGTTGAACAAGGTGTAGAGCACGGTAGCCACATCTTCAACTTGGGCCATGGCGTATTCCCTCAAGTACAACCTGCAACATTGAAACGCTTAACAGCTTTCGTACATGAATATAGTAGAGAATTACGTTCGAAATAA
- the hemH gene encoding ferrochelatase, which translates to MTKKKMGLLVMAYGTPNSYDDLLPYYTHIRRGRPPAPEQLEDLRNRYEAIGGISPLARITDDQADALGARLNAVQNEMEFKVYVGLKHIAPFVEDAIQEMHEDGITEAVSIVLAPHFSTFSVKSYNGRAKEEADKHGITLTSVESWYKQPKFIEYWANQLRQTYDAMDETEREKSCLIVSAHSLPEKILANGDPYADQLKETAEMITEAAGVKTYALGWQSEGQTPDPWLGPDVQDLTRELFETNGYTSFVYTPVGFVSDHLEVLYDNDYECKVVCDEIGAAYHRPAMPNTDPLFIDAMADAVMDQLHAIK; encoded by the coding sequence ATGACGAAAAAGAAAATGGGCTTACTCGTTATGGCGTACGGAACACCCAACTCCTATGACGATCTATTACCATACTACACGCACATCCGTAGAGGCCGTCCGCCGGCTCCGGAACAACTAGAAGATCTTCGCAATCGCTATGAAGCAATCGGAGGCATATCACCACTTGCGCGGATTACGGATGATCAAGCGGACGCACTAGGCGCACGTTTGAATGCTGTACAAAACGAAATGGAGTTTAAAGTATATGTAGGTCTGAAGCATATTGCGCCATTCGTGGAAGATGCCATACAAGAAATGCATGAAGATGGCATTACCGAAGCAGTATCGATTGTATTGGCGCCACATTTCTCTACGTTTTCTGTTAAATCGTACAACGGTCGCGCGAAAGAGGAAGCAGACAAGCACGGGATTACACTTACTTCCGTTGAAAGCTGGTACAAGCAACCGAAATTCATCGAGTACTGGGCGAACCAATTGCGTCAAACGTATGATGCGATGGACGAGACAGAACGTGAGAAATCATGCTTGATCGTGTCAGCTCACTCATTGCCAGAAAAGATTCTGGCTAATGGTGATCCATATGCTGATCAGTTGAAAGAAACAGCAGAAATGATTACAGAAGCAGCAGGCGTTAAAACATACGCACTCGGTTGGCAAAGTGAAGGGCAAACACCTGATCCTTGGTTGGGGCCGGACGTACAAGATCTAACACGTGAACTGTTTGAAACAAATGGATATACATCATTCGTTTACACACCAGTTGGTTTCGTATCGGATCACTTAGAAGTTCTATACGATAACGACTACGAGTGTAAAGTAGTATGTGACGAGATCGGCGCAGCGTACCACAGACCTGCCATGCCGAACACCGATCCTTTATTCATTGATGCAATGGCGGATGCGGTAATGGATCAATTACACGCAATAAAATGA
- the hemY gene encoding protoporphyrinogen oxidase, whose protein sequence is MSERKKVVIIGGGITGLAAAYYMQKDAREQGLPIDIIMIEASTKLGGKIQTVRRDGYVIERGPDSFLIRKKSVDQLATDLGIENQLVRNATGQAYILLHNQMHKIPAGAVMGVPTEIKPFVTSGLFSLSGKIRAAGDFVLPRSEVTGDQSLGKFFRRRFGTEVVENLIEPLLSGVYAGDIDHMSLESTFPQFYEVEKNHRSLILGMKKTTPKQLPQKNSHSSKKMGAFHTFRKGLDSLVEALEEQLTDVNVMKGTRVTNIMKQGDRAVLALNDQQQIVADAVILSTSHTVASRLFEPHGLLKELGTIPMTSVATVALGYPKSAMQSDIDGTGFLVPRSSNHSITACTLVDRKWPTTTPDDKVMVRAFVGRVGEEAIVDLPDAEIEKIVRKDLEEILELTGEPDFCIITRWKEDRPQYRVGHKEKIIRAREEMQSAFPMIELAGASYNGVGLPDCIDQGVAAKDQVLAKLFT, encoded by the coding sequence ATGAGTGAACGAAAAAAAGTAGTCATAATCGGCGGCGGAATCACGGGTCTCGCTGCAGCGTACTATATGCAAAAAGATGCCCGTGAACAAGGACTTCCCATAGATATCATCATGATTGAAGCATCAACAAAACTAGGTGGAAAAATCCAAACAGTCCGTCGAGACGGCTATGTAATCGAACGCGGTCCCGACTCCTTTTTGATCCGTAAAAAAAGTGTAGACCAATTAGCGACTGACTTGGGGATAGAAAATCAACTTGTTCGAAACGCAACAGGGCAAGCGTATATTTTGTTGCATAATCAGATGCACAAAATCCCGGCAGGTGCTGTCATGGGTGTACCGACTGAAATCAAACCTTTCGTTACATCCGGTTTATTTAGTTTGAGTGGTAAAATACGCGCAGCCGGCGACTTTGTATTACCACGTTCTGAAGTAACTGGAGATCAGTCGCTCGGTAAGTTTTTCCGCCGTCGCTTTGGCACAGAAGTGGTAGAAAATCTCATCGAGCCATTATTGTCAGGCGTCTATGCCGGCGATATTGATCATATGAGCCTCGAGTCGACTTTTCCACAGTTTTATGAAGTGGAAAAAAATCATCGTAGCTTGATTTTGGGAATGAAGAAGACCACTCCTAAGCAACTACCGCAAAAGAATAGTCACAGTTCAAAGAAAATGGGCGCTTTCCATACATTTAGAAAAGGTCTAGATTCCTTGGTAGAAGCATTGGAAGAACAGCTGACGGATGTCAATGTTATGAAAGGTACGCGTGTCACCAACATCATGAAACAAGGCGACCGTGCTGTACTGGCATTGAATGATCAACAGCAAATCGTAGCGGATGCAGTGATCTTGTCAACGAGCCACACCGTAGCGAGCCGTTTGTTCGAACCGCATGGTCTGTTGAAAGAACTAGGAACGATTCCGATGACATCTGTCGCAACCGTAGCACTAGGTTACCCAAAAAGTGCGATGCAGAGCGATATTGATGGAACGGGTTTCTTAGTACCACGTAGCAGCAATCATTCCATTACAGCTTGTACGCTTGTCGACCGTAAATGGCCGACGACCACACCTGATGACAAAGTGATGGTGCGTGCATTCGTCGGACGCGTTGGGGAAGAAGCGATTGTCGATTTACCAGATGCTGAAATAGAAAAAATCGTTCGCAAAGACTTGGAAGAAATTCTCGAGCTTACAGGTGAACCGGATTTCTGTATCATCACACGCTGGAAAGAAGACCGACCGCAATACCGCGTTGGCCATAAAGAGAAAATTATACGTGCGCGAGAGGAAATGCAATCAGCGTTTCCGATGATCGAGCTTGCAGGTGCATCCTATAATGGAGTGGGTTTGCCTGACTGTATCGATCAAGGTGTCGCAGCAAAAGATCAAGTGCTAGCAAAGCTATTTACGTAA
- the yhfH gene encoding protein YhfH, translating to MVESIVEFFKNLPAKVCATCGTEIEEQHECYSNQCNHCNVK from the coding sequence ATGGTAGAAAGCATCGTAGAATTTTTCAAGAACTTGCCGGCGAAGGTTTGTGCGACATGTGGAACTGAAATTGAAGAGCAGCACGAGTGTTACTCTAATCAATGTAATCATTGCAACGTAAAATAA
- a CDS encoding lipoate--protein ligase, with translation MKFIDNQGITDPRINLAIEEYVLNTMDVDKDSYVLFYINEPSIIIGKNQNTVEEINTEFVDRQGIHVVRRLSGGGAVYHDKGNLNFSFITKDDGESFRNFKKFTEPVTEALAKMGVKAELLGRNDILIDGRKISGNAQFATKDRMFSHGTLLFDTDMEGVVNSLKVKKDKIESKGIKSIRSRVANISEFLEEPISIEQFRQEILNSMFDGEENIEYRVLTDEDWKKIHELSAERYGNWEWNYGRSPKFNLQQSKRFPVGGIDVRLQVEKGSIENVNIYGDFFGVGEVQEIENRLIGVKYERKAITEALESMDVEKILGGIKLEEFVDVIY, from the coding sequence ATGAAATTTATCGATAATCAAGGCATCACAGACCCACGTATTAACTTGGCTATTGAAGAATATGTACTCAACACGATGGACGTAGACAAAGATTCGTATGTACTGTTCTACATCAATGAACCTTCTATCATTATCGGGAAAAACCAGAATACAGTAGAAGAAATCAATACGGAGTTTGTCGATCGTCAAGGCATTCACGTTGTACGTAGACTATCAGGTGGCGGTGCGGTCTATCATGATAAAGGAAACTTGAACTTCAGTTTCATCACGAAAGACGATGGGGAGTCGTTCCGTAACTTTAAGAAGTTCACGGAGCCAGTAACAGAAGCGCTTGCGAAAATGGGTGTCAAAGCGGAATTGCTTGGACGTAACGATATTTTGATCGATGGACGTAAAATTTCAGGAAACGCCCAATTTGCTACAAAGGACCGCATGTTTAGCCATGGGACGTTATTGTTTGATACAGATATGGAAGGTGTCGTGAATTCACTCAAAGTGAAGAAGGACAAAATTGAGTCAAAAGGGATCAAGTCGATTCGCAGTCGTGTCGCAAATATTTCAGAATTCTTGGAAGAGCCTATTTCAATTGAACAGTTTAGACAAGAAATTTTGAATTCGATGTTCGATGGCGAAGAAAATATTGAGTATCGCGTGTTGACGGATGAAGACTGGAAAAAAATTCATGAATTGTCTGCAGAGCGTTATGGCAACTGGGAGTGGAATTATGGGCGTTCACCGAAGTTCAACTTGCAACAGTCCAAACGTTTTCCTGTTGGCGGAATCGATGTCCGCTTGCAAGTAGAAAAAGGCAGTATAGAAAACGTCAATATCTATGGTGACTTTTTCGGTGTGGGCGAAGTCCAAGAAATCGAAAATCGTTTAATCGGTGTGAAATATGAGCGCAAGGCGATCACAGAAGCGCTTGAATCTATGGACGTGGAGAAAATCCTTGGTGGGATTAAGCTAGAAGAGTTTGTAGATGTAATCTATTAA
- a CDS encoding response regulator transcription factor, with product MKHRIFIVEDDLKIAQLLAGTLEKYQYEVAIIQDFDRVVEECNAYNPHLVLLDINLPIYDGYYWCRQLRQHTMCPIIFISARSGDMDQVFALENGGDDFITKPFHYEIVLAKIKSHLRRSFGEYSPNQSERLIVSGDLTLYIERMTLQKGNEEIPLQKKECVILELLMGESPKVVSRERLLEELWDDQSFVDENTLNVNMARVRKKLTDYDVQSWIETVRGAGYRFMPESEAK from the coding sequence GTGAAGCATCGAATATTTATTGTGGAAGATGATTTGAAAATTGCTCAATTGTTAGCGGGAACGCTTGAAAAATATCAATATGAAGTCGCGATCATACAGGACTTTGACCGAGTCGTGGAAGAATGCAACGCGTATAATCCACATCTAGTGCTTTTAGATATCAACTTGCCGATTTATGACGGCTACTATTGGTGTCGTCAGTTACGACAGCATACGATGTGTCCGATTATTTTTATCTCGGCGCGCTCAGGTGATATGGATCAAGTGTTTGCGCTCGAAAATGGAGGCGATGATTTCATAACGAAGCCGTTCCATTATGAAATTGTATTAGCAAAAATTAAAAGTCATTTGCGTCGATCGTTTGGCGAATATTCCCCGAATCAATCGGAGCGCTTGATCGTATCGGGCGATTTGACGTTGTATATAGAACGGATGACGTTACAAAAAGGCAATGAAGAAATTCCACTTCAGAAGAAAGAATGTGTCATTCTGGAACTGTTGATGGGCGAGTCTCCGAAAGTGGTGTCACGTGAAAGGTTACTCGAAGAACTGTGGGATGATCAATCATTTGTTGATGAAAATACGCTTAACGTTAATATGGCTCGAGTGCGCAAGAAATTGACCGATTATGACGTGCAATCTTGGATTGAAACAGTGCGCGGTGCGGGGTATCGTTTCATGCCGGAATCGGAAGCCAAATGA
- a CDS encoding sensor histidine kinase, which translates to MKAFTLFVKEHVPFMLFQVGLVSFILLLFWLDGFRNPNTAIYSVAMSILLTAGYLGAKFIMRRTYYAKIVEKPKQMEDALIRHVMTAEHRMTMEFTRELYRLYQREVQTLYDTQNRHLHFMNQWVHQMKTPISVINLLLQEDTVDKKSIEQEVGRIQNGLDIVLVNARLETFEEDMQIERLLLRQVLQEVLNENKRLFITNGLFPVLNVEEHLTVATDRKWIKFMLNQFITNAVKYTFEKGKKIHVNAVQLQEGLCLEIEDEGIGIPASDLHRVTKAFFTGENGRLSGESTGMGLYIASEVCEKLGHQLTISSKQGEGTTIALLFKDGEAGEQSDDATGR; encoded by the coding sequence ATGAAAGCATTCACACTATTCGTTAAAGAGCATGTACCGTTCATGCTGTTTCAAGTCGGGCTGGTGTCGTTCATTCTACTGTTGTTTTGGCTAGACGGTTTCCGCAATCCGAACACAGCCATCTATTCGGTCGCGATGAGTATTTTACTTACGGCAGGCTATTTGGGAGCGAAATTCATCATGCGGCGTACATATTATGCGAAGATCGTTGAAAAACCAAAGCAAATGGAAGATGCTTTGATACGGCATGTCATGACGGCCGAACATCGAATGACGATGGAATTTACGCGCGAATTGTATCGCTTGTATCAACGTGAAGTACAGACTTTATATGACACACAAAACCGTCATTTGCATTTCATGAATCAATGGGTGCATCAAATGAAAACACCCATTTCGGTCATTAATTTACTATTGCAAGAAGATACAGTGGACAAGAAGAGTATCGAGCAGGAAGTGGGACGCATCCAAAATGGATTGGATATCGTCCTTGTCAATGCACGGCTTGAAACGTTTGAAGAAGATATGCAAATTGAACGGCTATTGTTGAGACAAGTGTTGCAAGAAGTGCTGAATGAAAATAAACGACTATTCATTACGAACGGTCTGTTTCCTGTGCTGAATGTGGAGGAACACTTAACCGTCGCGACTGATCGAAAGTGGATCAAGTTTATGCTCAATCAATTCATTACGAATGCTGTAAAATATACCTTTGAAAAAGGTAAGAAAATACATGTGAATGCAGTCCAGTTACAAGAAGGTCTGTGTCTTGAAATTGAGGATGAAGGAATCGGCATACCGGCATCGGACTTACACCGGGTAACGAAAGCTTTCTTCACGGGAGAAAACGGCAGATTGTCTGGAGAATCGACGGGCATGGGATTATACATCGCATCCGAAGTTTGTGAGAAACTGGGTCACCAACTGACGATTTCCTCGAAACAAGGAGAAGGCACGACAATCGCATTATTATTTAAAGACGGAGAGGCGGGTGAACAATCAGATGACGCAACCGGTCGTTAA
- a CDS encoding ABC transporter ATP-binding protein — protein MTQPVVKMEDVTKIYEGKVIHRALNQLDFDVQEGEFVAIMGPSGSGKTTLLNLLMATDIPTYGKIVIGGVEPEKLSQNDIALFRRRQIGFVFQEINLLQMLTVEENLVLPLTLDGLPVAEMKKRVQDMAQKLNLEDILERRPDELSGGQAQRTAIGRALIHQPSIVLADEPTGNLDSKSAKDVLELLEHINQHEKTSIIMVTHDPIAASYCDRVLFIKDGEFFNEIYKDERRQTFFQRILNVLSLLGGNVNDFSTVRLP, from the coding sequence ATGACGCAACCGGTCGTTAAGATGGAAGATGTCACGAAGATCTATGAAGGAAAAGTAATACATCGTGCATTGAATCAATTGGACTTCGATGTGCAAGAAGGGGAGTTCGTTGCGATCATGGGGCCGTCGGGGAGTGGTAAGACGACATTGTTAAACTTATTGATGGCCACCGATATTCCGACGTATGGCAAGATTGTCATCGGAGGCGTGGAACCTGAAAAGCTCAGTCAAAACGATATTGCTTTATTCCGTAGACGACAAATTGGTTTTGTCTTTCAAGAAATCAATTTACTGCAAATGCTGACGGTGGAAGAAAATCTTGTATTACCGTTAACTCTTGATGGATTGCCCGTTGCAGAGATGAAGAAACGTGTACAAGATATGGCGCAAAAGTTGAATTTGGAAGATATTTTGGAGCGGCGACCAGATGAACTATCGGGTGGACAAGCACAACGAACTGCGATAGGACGAGCGCTCATCCATCAACCGAGCATTGTGTTAGCGGACGAGCCGACAGGAAATCTTGATTCGAAATCCGCGAAAGATGTGCTTGAATTACTTGAACATATTAACCAGCATGAAAAGACGTCGATTATTATGGTGACGCATGACCCGATTGCTGCGAGTTATTGTGACCGCGTTCTGTTTATTAAAGATGGAGAGTTTTTCAATGAAATTTATAAAGATGAACGCCGGCAAACATTTTTCCAGCGTATCTTGAATGTGTTGTCATTACTTGGAGGTAACGTGAATGACTTTTCGACAGTTCGCTTACCGTAA
- a CDS encoding FtsX-like permease family protein codes for MTFRQFAYRNVVRNRRVYAAFFMASVFSVMVFFLYSMLLFHPSIENTFLKEISTLGMGIAEIILFIFTLFFLFYSMRAFLQARSKEFGVLLLLGMAKRQLHRLIFIETMLLGFASIISGIFLGFMFSKFFFMIVKAIVQIPVLPLYLSWKPFVLTMGAFLSLFAIISYIAPVFIQQGQVSDLLHGDMAVQSVYSYSKSRGIFGVVLLLLAYAMAAFVSRSSILSLFFLLPPLITFGTYYFFTDTLPLVLHALRRQKNIFWRDFWLISISESIVRLKENARMFFIVTIVSTIAFMSVGILASLTSFASQYREVNPLGLIYKSLPHNEFEYPHIAQLTNELDQAGLDYWAVRFRVLEQQSSYTKNKVNIVKLSDLNELAVSFGEKPLSLHRGHALFLPATAAAANQLSTESVNTELADSGVSLEIEGVYPYKLFPPNALGLNTIVVNHLDFDRIEEQAHVDALAFNYYAFNVVDWQETREIGLTIHAQVLAGLMLEHRDPVRYEFENPGLNYSHIRMTFSLLLFIGLLLAGVFFLASGSFIYFRLYTSLSHDRRQYAVLQRIGMTDREFTKIVNRQLIPQFFFPWGVSFIHSVFAFMSLQVIWDALAEISIVKELALVLAGFALMQIFYFYLIRWRYISHIKAPTS; via the coding sequence ATGACTTTTCGACAGTTCGCTTACCGTAATGTCGTTCGTAACCGCCGGGTCTATGCGGCATTCTTCATGGCGAGTGTATTTTCCGTTATGGTATTTTTCCTCTATTCGATGTTGCTGTTCCATCCATCGATTGAAAATACGTTTCTAAAAGAGATTTCAACACTCGGTATGGGAATAGCGGAAATCATTCTATTCATCTTCACGCTGTTTTTCCTATTTTATTCAATGCGTGCATTTTTGCAGGCGCGATCGAAAGAGTTCGGTGTGTTGTTGCTTCTCGGAATGGCAAAACGCCAGTTGCATCGACTCATTTTCATCGAGACGATGTTGCTTGGCTTCGCTTCAATTATAAGCGGAATTTTCCTTGGCTTCATGTTTTCAAAGTTTTTCTTCATGATCGTCAAAGCGATTGTGCAAATACCGGTATTGCCGCTCTATTTGTCCTGGAAACCATTCGTGTTGACGATGGGTGCATTCCTTAGTTTGTTCGCTATCATTTCCTATATCGCACCTGTATTCATTCAGCAAGGACAAGTCTCGGATTTATTACATGGGGATATGGCCGTACAATCGGTGTATTCGTACTCGAAAAGCCGTGGGATCTTCGGAGTCGTGTTATTGTTGCTCGCCTACGCTATGGCAGCGTTCGTATCACGTTCGAGCATCCTCAGTTTGTTCTTCTTGCTACCGCCACTCATCACATTCGGGACGTATTACTTTTTCACCGATACGTTACCGCTCGTATTGCATGCATTGCGACGGCAAAAGAACATCTTCTGGCGTGACTTTTGGTTGATCTCGATTTCGGAAAGCATCGTACGTTTAAAAGAAAATGCGCGGATGTTCTTCATCGTGACGATCGTTTCGACTATCGCGTTCATGTCAGTCGGTATTCTGGCATCGTTAACGTCATTCGCTTCGCAATACCGTGAAGTAAATCCGCTCGGGCTCATCTATAAAAGCTTGCCGCATAATGAATTCGAGTATCCACATATCGCGCAACTGACCAATGAGCTCGATCAAGCAGGTCTTGACTACTGGGCTGTACGATTTCGTGTGCTGGAACAGCAATCTTCTTATACTAAGAATAAAGTCAATATCGTCAAGCTGTCTGATCTGAATGAACTGGCTGTAAGCTTCGGGGAAAAGCCGCTTTCATTACATAGAGGACATGCGTTGTTTTTACCCGCAACAGCCGCTGCGGCCAATCAATTGTCGACGGAATCAGTCAACACTGAACTGGCTGATAGTGGTGTCTCACTCGAGATTGAAGGCGTGTATCCGTATAAATTGTTTCCACCAAACGCGCTTGGACTCAATACGATTGTCGTGAATCATTTGGATTTCGATCGCATTGAAGAACAAGCACATGTCGATGCATTGGCGTTTAATTATTATGCATTTAACGTAGTGGACTGGCAGGAGACGCGGGAAATCGGTCTAACTATCCATGCCCAAGTGTTGGCGGGGCTCATGCTCGAACACCGTGACCCGGTGCGCTATGAGTTTGAGAATCCGGGGTTGAATTATTCGCATATCCGTATGACGTTTTCGTTGCTGTTGTTTATTGGCTTATTACTCGCAGGCGTATTTTTCCTTGCGTCCGGTAGTTTCATTTACTTCCGGTTGTATACGTCGCTTAGTCATGATCGACGGCAGTATGCGGTGTTGCAGCGGATTGGGATGACGGACAGAGAGTTTACGAAGATTGTTAACCGGCAATTAATTCCGCAGTTTTTCTTCCCGTGGGGTGTGTCGTTTATCCATAGTGTGTTTGCGTTTATGTCGTTGCAGGTGATTTGGGATGCGTTGGCTGAGATTTCTATTGTTAAGGAGCTGGCGCTTGTGCTGGCGGGCTTTGCGCTGATGCAGATTTTCTATTTCTATCTGATCCGCTGGCGTTATATTTCACATATTAAGGCACCTACTTCTTAG